The following are encoded in a window of Bos indicus x Bos taurus breed Angus x Brahman F1 hybrid chromosome 4, Bos_hybrid_MaternalHap_v2.0, whole genome shotgun sequence genomic DNA:
- the LOC113891815 gene encoding olfactory receptor 2A2-like, with translation MEGNQSWIAEFILVGFQLSEDMELVLFGVFSLLYTFNLLANGMILGIICLDPRLHTPMYYFLSHLAITDISYASSNLPNLLANLVKHTKNISFVLCTLQMIFNLTFASIECLILVVMSYDRFVAICHPLQYTVIMNWRVCTFLTIACWSCGLCLAIVQVSLFLRLPFCGPQKVNHFFCEIQSVLKVTCGDIWINEMFLFAEGVFILVGPLSLMLVSYVHILWAILKIQSKEGRKKAFSTCSSHLCVVGFYFGIAMMVYLAPESSHREEQKKILFLFYTLFNPLLNPLVYSVRNAQVKAAFHRVLQKRTV, from the coding sequence ATGGAGGGCAATCAATCATGGATCGCAGAATTCATCCTGGTAGGATTCCAGCTCAGTGAAGACATGGAATTGGTCCTGTTTGGTGTCTTCTCCCTGTTATATACCTTCAACCTGCTGGCGAATGGCATGATCTTGGGTATCATCTGCCTCGACCCTAgactgcacacccccatgtactacTTCCTGTCTCATCTGGCCATCACTGACATATCCTATGCTTCTAGCAATTTGCCCAATCTGCTGGCAAATCTagtgaaacacacaaaaaacatctCCTTTGTCTTATGTACGTTGCAGATGATTTTTAATTTGACTTTTGCTTCAATAGAGTGTTTGATTTTGGTGGTGATGTCCTATGACAGGTTTGTGGCAATCTGCCATCCCCTGCAGTACACGGTCATCATGAACTGGAGGGTCTGCACGTTTCTGACCATCGCTTGTTGGTCGTGTGGATTGTGCCTGGCCATAGTACAAGTAAGTCTGTTTCTAAGGCTGCCCTTCTGTGGGCCCCAGAAGGTGAACCACTTCTTCTGTGAGATTCAATCTGTTCTCAAAGTGACCTGTGGTGACATCTGGATCAATGAAATGTTCCTCTTTGCTGAGGGTGTGTTTATTTTAGTTGGGCCCCTTTCCCTGATGCTGGTCTCCTATGTGCACATCCTCTGGGCAATCCTAAAGATCCAGTCAAAGGAGGGCCGCaagaaagccttctccacctgctcctcccacctctgtGTGGTTGGGTTCTACTTTGGCATAGCCATGATGGTGTACTTGGCCCCTGAGAGTAGCCACCGAGAGGAACAGAAGAAAATCCTTTTCCTGTTTTACACTCTATTCAACCCATTGCTGAACCCTCTTGTCTACAGTGTAAGGAATGCTCAAGTGAAGGCTGCCTTCCACAGAGTATTGCAGAAGAGGACAGTGTGA
- the LOC113891792 gene encoding olfactory receptor 13-like — MGDNMSSVTEFILLGFPLNTRTQMLLFGLFSLFYVLTLLGNGVILGLISLDPRLHTPMYFFLSHLAIADMAYACSTVPQMLANLLSPAKPISFAGCITQTFLFLTFAITECLLLMVMSYDRYVAICHPLRYSVIMSWRVCVMLVVTSWTIGVLLSLVHLVLLMPLPFCMAQKIDHFFCEIMAVLKLACADTHINELMVLAGAVSVLVGPFSSVIISYVCIFRAILRLQSGEGQSKAFSTCSSHLCVVGLFYGTAIIMYVEPRHGNPKEQKKYLLLFHSLFNPMLNPLIYTLKNSEVKNAMKRVLGIESFMKR, encoded by the coding sequence ATGGGAGACAATATGTCCTCTGTCACTGAGTTCATCCTACTTGGATTTCCCCTTAACACAAGGACTCAGATGCTCCTCTTTGGGCTCTTCTCCCTGTTCTATGTCCTCACCCTGCTGGGGAACGGGGTCATCCTGGGGCTCATCTCACTGGACCCCAGActgcacacacccatgtacttcttcctctcacaCCTGGCCATCGCTGACATGGCCTATGCCTGCAGTACGGTGCCCCAGATGCTGGCCAACCTCCTGAGTCCAGCCAAGCCCATCTCCTTTGCTGGCTGCATCACACAGACCTTTCTCTTCTTGACATTTGCGATCACAGAATGTCTTCTCCTGATGGTGATGTCCTATGATCggtatgtggccatctgccaccccctCCGGTATTCAGTCATCATGAGCTGGAGAGTCTGTGTCATGCTGGTGGTGACTTCCTGGACCATTGGAGTCCTTCTGTCTTTGGTTCATCTAGTGTTACTTATGCCCTTACCCTTCTGCATGGCCCAGAAAATCgatcatttcttctgtgaaatcaTGGCTGTTCTCAAACTTGCTTGTGCAGACACACACATCAATGAGCTTATGGTATTGGCTGGAGCAGTTTCTGTGCTAGTGGGACCCTTCTCCTCAGTTATAATCTCGTATGTGTGCATCTTCCGTGCCATCCTTAGACTCCAGTCAGGGGAAGGGCAAagcaaagccttctccacctgctcatCTCACCTCTGTGTGGTCGGACTTTTTTATGGCACAGCCATTATCATGTATGTTGAACCCAGACATGGGAATCCCAAGGAACAGAAGAAATACCTTCTCCTGTTTCACAGCCTTTTCAACCCTATGCTGAATCCCCTTATCTATACACTTAAGAATTCAGAAGTTAAGAATGCCATGAAGAGAGTGCTGGGTATAGAGAGTTTTATGAAAAGATGA